The Hyphomicrobiales bacterium genome has a window encoding:
- a CDS encoding Soluble lytic murein transglycosylase precursor, producing MASPAAARRLIGLLLPALLTASTTQAGDDGMLASQRKLAMIGDVDTTGALAPYPPSALRGEDAVNLDAVKAAVAAYRRGALGEGDDLAGRIDDRAARALLEWVAIHANAGAVTFVRIDAFLREHPNYPATTRFRRRAEEALIAEKKSAVIVRAFFHGQQPVSPAGRIALALALKDQGRTEEAIALVRQSWRKDPFGQALEKIVLKDFETTLTKDDHRLRAERFLFKESGEAALRNAARVSADYVVLARARLASAGARRPIPDKQIAAVPASVRSDVSFAFLQAQQARRGDKLDDAVKALANVPRDPSLLGDGDGWWEERRIIARKLVDAGQPAKAYEVAAGHGAEDNAERIEAEWHAGFIALRFLKKPDVALKHFEAAAGIAETPISVARAAYWQGRSYEELGRAEEAKAAFGKAADQPIAYYGQLARAKLGLDRLPLRSTPAAGLEALPGHRGVRLLYRIGERDLATLMLSDLAQRLHSTEALEAIAAIAQREADARALVSIGKAALQRGFPLDMAAYPINGIPQFDVLGDPMERAIVHAIARQESAFDPTAMSHAGARGLMQMMPATARETARRASLPFDWQKLGQDPLYAARMGAAHLNDLLKEWRGSYILTFAAYNAGSPNVKKWIAAYGDPRDPEVDAVDWVERIPFSETRNYVQRVMENLQVYRERLNQRTAYLIDYDLKRGGKRD from the coding sequence ATGGCCTCGCCTGCTGCCGCGAGGAGACTGATCGGCCTGCTGCTGCCTGCCCTGCTCACCGCCTCGACGACGCAGGCGGGGGACGACGGCATGCTCGCAAGCCAGCGCAAGCTCGCCATGATCGGCGACGTCGACACGACGGGCGCGCTGGCGCCCTATCCGCCCTCTGCCCTGCGCGGCGAGGATGCGGTCAATCTCGACGCCGTGAAGGCCGCCGTCGCCGCCTATCGTCGCGGCGCGCTCGGAGAAGGCGACGACCTCGCCGGGCGGATCGACGACCGTGCCGCGCGCGCCCTGCTCGAATGGGTGGCGATCCATGCCAATGCCGGCGCCGTGACCTTCGTGCGGATCGACGCCTTCCTGCGCGAGCATCCGAACTATCCGGCGACGACCCGCTTTCGACGCCGCGCCGAAGAGGCGCTCATCGCCGAGAAGAAGAGCGCCGTGATCGTGCGCGCCTTCTTCCACGGCCAGCAGCCTGTTTCGCCGGCCGGCCGGATCGCGTTGGCGCTGGCGCTCAAGGACCAGGGGCGCACCGAGGAGGCGATCGCTCTCGTGCGCCAGAGCTGGCGCAAGGACCCGTTCGGGCAGGCGCTGGAGAAGATCGTCCTCAAGGATTTCGAGACGACGCTTACCAAGGACGACCACCGTCTGCGTGCTGAGCGCTTCCTGTTCAAGGAGAGCGGCGAGGCGGCCCTGCGCAATGCCGCCCGCGTCTCGGCCGACTATGTCGTGCTGGCCAGGGCAAGACTCGCCAGCGCGGGCGCACGCCGGCCGATCCCGGACAAGCAGATCGCGGCCGTGCCGGCCTCCGTCCGCAGCGACGTCTCCTTCGCCTTCCTGCAAGCGCAGCAGGCGCGCCGCGGCGACAAGCTGGACGACGCGGTGAAGGCGCTCGCCAATGTCCCGCGCGATCCCAGCCTTCTCGGCGATGGCGACGGCTGGTGGGAGGAGCGGCGCATCATCGCGCGCAAGCTCGTCGACGCCGGCCAGCCGGCCAAGGCCTACGAGGTCGCGGCCGGCCATGGCGCCGAGGACAATGCCGAGCGCATCGAGGCCGAATGGCACGCCGGCTTCATCGCGCTGCGCTTCCTCAAGAAGCCGGATGTCGCACTGAAGCACTTCGAGGCGGCGGCCGGCATCGCCGAAACGCCGATCTCCGTGGCCCGCGCGGCCTATTGGCAGGGCCGCAGCTATGAGGAACTGGGCCGGGCCGAGGAGGCAAAGGCCGCCTTCGGCAAGGCCGCCGACCAGCCGATCGCCTATTACGGGCAACTGGCACGGGCCAAGCTCGGCCTCGATCGCCTGCCGCTCAGGAGCACGCCGGCCGCCGGCCTCGAAGCGCTGCCGGGACATCGCGGCGTCAGGCTGCTCTATCGCATCGGCGAGCGCGACCTCGCCACGCTGATGCTGAGCGATCTGGCTCAACGCCTGCACAGCACCGAGGCGCTGGAAGCGATCGCCGCCATCGCCCAGCGCGAGGCCGATGCGCGCGCGCTGGTCAGCATCGGCAAGGCCGCGCTGCAGCGTGGATTTCCGCTCGACATGGCCGCCTATCCGATCAACGGAATTCCGCAGTTCGACGTGCTGGGCGACCCGATGGAACGGGCCATCGTCCACGCCATCGCCCGGCAGGAGAGCGCCTTCGATCCGACCGCGATGTCGCATGCCGGCGCCCGCGGCCTGATGCAGATGATGCCGGCGACCGCGCGCGAGACGGCGCGGCGCGCCAGCCTGCCCTTCGACTGGCAGAAGCTCGGGCAGGACCCGCTCTACGCGGCCCGGATGGGCGCGGCCCATCTCAACGACCTGCTGAAGGAATGGCGCGGGTCCTACATCCTGACCTTCGCGGCCTATAATGCCGGCTCGCCGAATGTGAAGAAATGGATCGCCGCCTATGGCGATCCGCGCGATCCGGAGGTCGATGCGGTCGACTGGGTCGAGCGCATCCCCTTCTCCGAGACGCGCAACTACGTCCAGCGCGTGATGGAGAACCTGCAGGTCTATCGCGAGCGGCTGAACCAGCGCACCGCCTATCTAATCGACTACGATCTGAAGCGCGGCGGCAAGCGGGACTGA
- a CDS encoding Amidohydrolase, whose amino-acid sequence MLQDIADFAPTLQAWRRDLHAHPEIAFQEFRTSDFVAKTLASFGIEVHRGLGGTGLVGVIKGGAEGPTIGLRADMDALPMEEQTGLAYRSTTEGQFHGCGHDGHTVMLLAAARHLAANPPKRGKVHLIFQPAEEVGQGAERMIADGLFERFPCSEVYALHTIPLYEDGTAAVRSGPTLSGTTVFEIRIDGVGGHGAAPHTTVDPLQVAARLANEISSIVGRHVDPLEPAVISLGRLCAGTAANIIPASAELSGTIRTYDPATEALIVAKLDAICRGFAEMSGCTITCTKKASCPPCVNDARAAAAAAAAASTVLGEAKVRTDLKPLPFSDDFALMLQQWPGAYVFLGQPGAMCHHPTFDFDDRLLPVGASLLCRLVERQTGAHE is encoded by the coding sequence ATGCTGCAGGACATTGCCGATTTCGCGCCGACGCTTCAGGCTTGGCGCCGCGACCTTCACGCCCATCCCGAAATCGCCTTCCAGGAGTTCCGAACCTCGGATTTCGTGGCGAAGACGCTCGCCTCCTTCGGCATCGAGGTGCATCGCGGCCTTGGCGGCACCGGCCTCGTCGGCGTCATCAAGGGCGGTGCGGAGGGGCCGACCATCGGGCTGCGCGCCGATATGGACGCACTGCCGATGGAGGAGCAGACCGGCCTCGCCTATCGCTCGACCACCGAAGGCCAGTTCCATGGCTGCGGCCATGACGGGCATACGGTCATGCTGCTTGCCGCCGCGCGCCATCTCGCCGCCAACCCGCCGAAGCGCGGCAAGGTCCATCTGATCTTCCAGCCGGCCGAAGAGGTTGGGCAGGGCGCCGAGCGCATGATCGCCGACGGGCTGTTCGAGCGCTTCCCCTGCTCGGAAGTCTATGCGCTGCATACGATCCCGCTCTACGAGGACGGCACCGCCGCAGTCCGCTCCGGGCCAACGCTGAGCGGAACGACGGTCTTCGAGATCCGGATCGACGGCGTCGGCGGCCATGGCGCAGCACCGCATACGACCGTCGATCCGCTCCAGGTCGCGGCGCGGCTTGCGAACGAGATCTCCTCGATCGTCGGGCGCCATGTCGACCCGCTGGAGCCCGCCGTCATCAGCCTGGGGCGCCTCTGCGCGGGCACGGCCGCCAATATCATCCCGGCCTCGGCCGAATTGAGCGGCACGATCCGCACCTACGACCCGGCGACGGAGGCACTGATCGTCGCCAAGCTCGACGCCATCTGCCGCGGCTTCGCGGAAATGTCGGGCTGCACGATCACCTGTACGAAGAAGGCAAGCTGTCCGCCCTGCGTCAACGACGCGCGCGCTGCGGCAGCCGCGGCGGCAGCCGCCAGCACCGTGCTCGGCGAGGCGAAGGTCAGGACCGACCTCAAGCCCCTGCCCTTCTCCGACGATTTCGCGCTGATGCTGCAGCAATGGCCCGGCGCCTATGTCTTCCTCGGCCAGCCCGGCGCGATGTGCCACCACCCGACCTTCGACTTCGACGATCGCCTGCTCCCCGTCGGCGCCAGCCTCCTGTGCCGCCTCGTCGAGCGCCAGACGGGAGCGCATGAATAG